A window from Deltaproteobacteria bacterium encodes these proteins:
- a CDS encoding SPOR domain-containing protein yields the protein MENRKSLIACAVVSMLGIATATALSGCNNSSSTNGVSAAIKGLKSETEIAQAAMDAEAAEEEISRARKPASQNKKSKSTGTKESIYLVQVGTFKVEENAAKILEKLKTAGLPAFQKKIERADGQTFFAVRIEPTPNRSEAEKFLASAKEATGQTALILSVGQ from the coding sequence ATGGAAAATCGAAAATCGTTGATCGCTTGTGCCGTCGTTTCAATGTTGGGAATCGCGACTGCTACGGCACTCAGCGGTTGTAATAACAGTTCCTCAACAAATGGCGTATCCGCAGCTATAAAAGGACTGAAGTCCGAGACGGAGATTGCTCAAGCCGCAATGGACGCTGAAGCGGCAGAAGAGGAAATATCTCGCGCCCGTAAACCCGCGAGTCAAAATAAAAAATCCAAGTCCACCGGAACTAAAGAGTCGATCTACTTGGTTCAAGTTGGCACATTTAAGGTCGAGGAAAATGCAGCAAAAATTTTAGAAAAATTGAAGACTGCTGGACTGCCCGCTTTTCAAAAGAAAATTGAACGCGCTGACGGTCAAACTTTTTTTGCTGTACGTATCGAGCCCACTCCCAATAGATCCGAGGCCGAGAAGTTTTTAGCTTCGGCAAAAGAAGCAACAGGGCAAACTGCGCTGATCTTGTCAGTAGGTCAGTAA
- a CDS encoding HDOD domain-containing protein, producing MGAAPKQGRLLVHEIVDRLDELPTLPSIVYELNRVINDPMSSTSDVEKIMANDASLTTKVLKLANSAYYAIPGGVTSLQRAIAYIGYDTINQLALSASIIKSLGPKSHQLFDLPGFWKHALGVAMASEVIAKEVKYRTPSDLFTCGLVHDMGKVALFNVAEEQFLESVSFAREHKQSLVEAEEALDSPRHTHIGFELATKWRLPYQIQISIANHHQRDPTGRGGLSQEANLVVDIVFLSNLLIHALQFGQSGHQKVMGLPKDVLDRLSIPQESLKDLIGRIKEKIQNADGFLKIIGES from the coding sequence ATGGGCGCAGCCCCGAAACAAGGTAGACTACTGGTTCATGAAATTGTCGATAGGCTAGATGAGCTACCGACTCTTCCTTCCATTGTTTACGAGCTCAATCGTGTGATCAACGATCCAATGTCGTCGACTAGCGACGTTGAAAAAATAATGGCTAACGACGCTTCGTTGACGACGAAAGTGCTAAAACTAGCGAACTCTGCGTACTATGCAATTCCCGGAGGCGTGACCAGTCTTCAGCGCGCCATTGCCTACATCGGCTACGATACAATCAATCAGCTCGCCCTGTCGGCGAGTATCATTAAATCATTGGGTCCTAAGAGCCATCAATTGTTTGATTTGCCAGGTTTCTGGAAACACGCGCTCGGCGTCGCGATGGCCTCTGAAGTGATCGCGAAAGAAGTCAAATACCGCACTCCAAGTGATCTCTTTACCTGCGGTCTGGTTCACGACATGGGAAAAGTGGCGCTGTTCAATGTAGCTGAAGAACAGTTCCTCGAATCAGTCAGTTTTGCTCGCGAACACAAGCAAAGTTTAGTGGAAGCGGAAGAAGCTTTGGATTCCCCGCGCCATACCCACATTGGATTTGAGCTTGCGACGAAATGGCGTCTTCCCTACCAAATTCAAATCTCAATTGCCAATCATCATCAGCGTGATCCCACGGGGCGAGGTGGGCTTTCGCAAGAAGCAAATCTTGTCGTCGACATTGTATTCCTCTCGAACCTTCTGATACATGCACTTCAATTCGGACAATCCGGGCACCAAAAAGTTATGGGCCTGCCAAAGGACGTTCTCGACCGTCTATCGATACCACAGGAATCGTTGAAAGATCTTATTGGCCGGATCAAAGAAAAAATTCAGAATGCTGATGGCTTTCTGAAAATTATCGGAGAATCGTAA
- a CDS encoding tRNA-dihydrouridine synthase family protein yields the protein MKHEITRPILRGAVNFPVMLAPMVGLSHVSLRTAIREYLPDGAVTPWPTEMLNSRRLPIERFDLVPEVLRCETESHLVPQILGNEEEPIRKSVIRLEQEWGASGIDINMGCPVKKALSHNYGVSLMGDSEYAAEVVRMTARHTKLPISVKLRAGKGESGLEFLLKFSKGLVEAGAESLTLHPRSAEQKRRGKADWDQIRILREEVPVAIIGNGDVQTSGDAWRMLKETKCDAVMVGRALTARPWMLWQIGEDLGFNAPGGREGEKAPRTSEEEGLEFARFAINVLDRLAIYHPAKEKAHWSEALLIRKYRFFLKNAGPWLYFGHELEARASRATSLDHLRETVNDFFFGPQATVQPMSERTDLRY from the coding sequence ATGAAGCATGAAATTACTCGACCTATTCTGCGCGGAGCAGTGAATTTTCCGGTGATGCTGGCGCCCATGGTGGGTTTAAGCCACGTATCGCTTCGCACAGCGATTCGCGAGTATTTGCCGGACGGGGCGGTTACACCTTGGCCGACGGAAATGTTGAACTCAAGACGCCTTCCGATTGAGCGCTTTGACCTCGTTCCTGAAGTTCTGCGTTGTGAAACTGAATCCCACTTGGTCCCTCAAATTCTTGGCAACGAAGAAGAACCGATTCGAAAGAGTGTGATTCGTTTAGAGCAAGAGTGGGGCGCAAGCGGCATTGATATTAATATGGGATGCCCGGTGAAAAAAGCCCTGTCACATAATTACGGCGTTTCTCTGATGGGCGATTCGGAATATGCCGCCGAGGTCGTGAGGATGACAGCGCGGCACACGAAGCTTCCGATTTCCGTAAAGCTCCGGGCTGGGAAGGGCGAGTCGGGCCTCGAATTTCTTTTAAAATTTTCTAAAGGGCTTGTCGAAGCAGGCGCTGAAAGCTTGACCCTTCACCCGCGCTCGGCGGAACAAAAGCGACGCGGAAAAGCTGACTGGGATCAAATTCGAATACTTCGCGAAGAAGTTCCGGTCGCAATCATCGGAAATGGCGACGTTCAAACTTCTGGCGACGCGTGGAGAATGTTGAAAGAGACAAAGTGCGACGCGGTCATGGTGGGACGTGCGTTGACCGCGAGGCCGTGGATGCTTTGGCAAATAGGGGAGGACTTAGGGTTTAACGCTCCCGGCGGACGAGAAGGGGAAAAAGCACCCAGAACTTCTGAAGAAGAAGGGCTTGAGTTTGCGCGATTTGCGATCAATGTTCTCGACCGATTGGCGATTTATCACCCAGCCAAAGAGAAAGCACATTGGTCGGAAGCGCTCTTGATACGGAAATATCGATTCTTTTTAAAGAACGCTGGACCATGGCTTTACTTCGGCCACGAACTAGAAGCCCGCGCCTCGAGGGCCACCTCGCTTGACCACTTGAGGGAAACCGTGAATGATTTTTTCTTCGGGCCTCAAGCAACCGTGCAGCCGATGTCCGAGCGCACGGATCTGCGCTACTGA
- the purE gene encoding 5-(carboxyamino)imidazole ribonucleotide mutase gives MAKGPLVGIVMGSDSDWPVLEAAHQTLKDFGVAHEVRVISAHRTPDEMLTYAAEAKDRGLKIIIAGAGGAAHLPGMIASATVLPVIGVPVNITKLEGLDAFLSIVQMPKGVPVATVAIDNSTNAALLAVRILANLDSKLGTKLTKQLIAFKKASKAKVKIADKKLKKKK, from the coding sequence ATGGCAAAGGGACCACTTGTAGGCATCGTTATGGGAAGTGATTCTGATTGGCCCGTTCTAGAAGCCGCACATCAGACTTTGAAAGACTTCGGCGTTGCGCATGAGGTACGCGTGATTTCTGCACACCGCACTCCCGATGAAATGCTAACTTATGCGGCAGAGGCGAAAGATCGAGGCCTAAAGATTATTATCGCCGGCGCAGGCGGCGCGGCCCATTTGCCTGGAATGATTGCAAGTGCCACGGTTTTACCCGTGATTGGCGTTCCGGTGAACATCACGAAGCTCGAAGGACTCGATGCATTTTTATCGATCGTCCAAATGCCAAAAGGCGTTCCTGTCGCGACTGTCGCAATTGATAATTCGACCAATGCGGCCCTTCTCGCCGTAAGAATTCTTGCTAATCTGGATTCAAAACTAGGAACAAAACTCACGAAGCAGCTAATCGCCTTCAAAAAAGCGTCAAAAGCGAAAGTGAAAATCGCCGATAAAAAATTAAAGAAAAAGAAATGA
- a CDS encoding 6-carboxytetrahydropterin synthase, translating to MNRFRIYIQKESYKFSATHFTIFSATQAERLHGHNYAVGVECELADLNNLGMGFEFNTLKPHIKKLADHWDEHILIAGRNPFISSRSEMLGETEHQVFEFNGRSYRFPKDEVRILPVSNITSEELAREFAKCLVVRWFDSLSDADRSLLQTNLKWIEVSIEETRGQKATYRMNAPFASTDAIKKEMKERL from the coding sequence ATGAATCGATTTCGCATATACATTCAAAAAGAATCCTACAAGTTTAGTGCAACACACTTCACCATCTTTAGCGCGACGCAAGCCGAACGCCTGCATGGTCATAACTATGCAGTAGGGGTCGAATGTGAGCTCGCCGATCTCAACAATCTTGGAATGGGATTCGAATTCAATACTCTAAAGCCTCACATCAAAAAACTTGCCGACCACTGGGACGAGCACATTTTAATCGCAGGCAGAAACCCGTTTATCTCTTCTCGCTCCGAAATGCTCGGCGAAACCGAACATCAGGTGTTTGAATTCAACGGGCGCTCTTACCGATTCCCGAAGGACGAAGTAAGAATCCTACCCGTTTCGAACATTACCAGTGAAGAACTGGCTCGAGAATTTGCGAAGTGCCTGGTTGTTCGATGGTTTGATTCGCTGTCCGACGCGGATCGCTCTTTACTTCAAACCAATCTCAAGTGGATCGAAGTCAGTATCGAAGAGACGCGCGGCCAAAAAGCTACCTACCGAATGAACGCACCGTTTGCCTCAACAGATGCAATAAAAAAAGAGATGAAGGAGCGTTTGTGA
- a CDS encoding response regulator: MSEALVPGTEEYVVVAEDSPPNRTILVLLLKKLGYKVLECEDGEIAWSTMQKNKDKNIVAVISDMMMPNMDGMELLRRIRGTAGLEKLPFVFVTAISEKDYIFEAKNLKANGYILKPVTYSRVTQKLKELFPQKSFPNVAA; encoded by the coding sequence ATGTCGGAAGCGTTGGTGCCAGGAACTGAAGAATACGTCGTCGTCGCCGAGGACTCGCCCCCGAATAGGACAATTCTCGTACTTCTGCTAAAAAAACTCGGTTACAAAGTTTTGGAATGTGAAGACGGCGAAATTGCTTGGTCGACGATGCAGAAAAACAAGGACAAAAACATTGTTGCTGTGATCTCGGATATGATGATGCCAAACATGGACGGGATGGAACTCCTGCGCCGCATTCGAGGAACAGCGGGACTTGAAAAGTTACCGTTCGTTTTTGTCACGGCGATTTCCGAAAAAGACTATATATTTGAAGCTAAGAACTTGAAAGCAAATGGTTACATTTTAAAGCCGGTTACTTACAGCCGCGTGACTCAGAAGTTAAAAGAGCTTTTCCCCCAAAAGAGTTTTCCCAACGTCGCGGCATAA
- the purK gene encoding 5-(carboxyamino)imidazole ribonucleotide synthase, whose translation MKPIGILGGGQLARMLVLEAYHRGLSTAVLSLNPMDPAAQVANCWIEGSPDCIEDVVKLLKRCSAVTFESEFYLASVLEEASRTTGVAIWPKPQTMDLLRDRLSQKRLFDQHKLATAPWLSVSTATEAEAAFLKFSGAVVFKARTGGYDGYGTRVVKNQNDLNRFITEIKNQAGSPGFIAESLIRFDRELAVILARDQHGSVIDFPMVESKQVDSRCLSVAGPAAFTKKSLRSVERMKLRLKKFLKSIDYVGAMGVEFFEIDGEILINEIAPRVHNTGHYTQAATSFNQFTAHLFAVGGLKLEKPSLRARNFAMWNLLGSPKPLGKEMKPWLHPFLEHSGIQTTVDWYGKHESRPGRKLGHINLLATNESVTQDALLKAAKLSAKAFATKFGY comes from the coding sequence ATGAAACCGATCGGAATATTGGGTGGCGGCCAGTTGGCCCGAATGTTAGTCTTAGAGGCCTATCATCGGGGCCTCTCTACGGCTGTTTTAAGTCTCAATCCGATGGATCCCGCAGCCCAAGTGGCTAATTGCTGGATCGAAGGAAGCCCAGATTGCATCGAAGACGTGGTGAAGCTTCTTAAACGCTGTTCAGCAGTGACCTTTGAGAGTGAATTTTACCTTGCCTCCGTCCTTGAAGAAGCGTCACGCACCACGGGTGTTGCAATATGGCCAAAGCCACAAACGATGGATCTTTTGCGCGATCGACTTTCCCAGAAACGTCTTTTTGACCAACACAAGCTTGCGACAGCGCCGTGGCTTTCTGTTTCGACGGCTACCGAGGCAGAGGCCGCATTTTTGAAGTTCAGTGGCGCGGTCGTGTTCAAAGCCCGAACTGGCGGCTATGACGGCTATGGAACAAGAGTTGTCAAAAACCAAAACGATCTAAATCGATTCATCACCGAGATTAAAAATCAAGCTGGATCCCCTGGGTTTATTGCCGAGAGCCTGATTCGGTTTGATCGAGAACTCGCAGTGATTTTAGCGCGCGATCAGCACGGGTCTGTCATTGACTTTCCTATGGTAGAATCAAAACAAGTCGACTCTCGCTGCCTTTCAGTAGCCGGCCCAGCGGCTTTCACGAAAAAATCTCTCCGCTCCGTAGAGAGAATGAAGCTTCGTCTAAAAAAGTTTTTAAAGTCCATCGATTACGTGGGCGCCATGGGCGTGGAGTTTTTCGAGATCGACGGAGAAATACTGATCAACGAAATCGCCCCGCGAGTTCATAACACAGGTCACTACACACAGGCTGCGACGAGCTTCAATCAGTTTACGGCGCATCTTTTTGCAGTTGGCGGACTTAAACTAGAAAAGCCGAGTCTACGTGCCCGTAATTTCGCGATGTGGAACCTTTTAGGATCGCCCAAACCACTCGGAAAAGAAATGAAGCCTTGGCTTCATCCATTCTTAGAACACTCCGGCATTCAAACGACAGTCGATTGGTATGGAAAACATGAATCACGACCCGGTCGCAAACTTGGTCACATAAATTTGCTTGCGACAAACGAGTCCGTTACCCAGGATGCCTTGCTGAAGGCAGCGAAATTATCTGCAAAGGCATTCGCAACAAAGTTCGGCTACTAA
- a CDS encoding GTP-binding protein: MDNAETDPRDLMRIHEAKAVVHGFIIETDAAIEPAEVIDLLCDEPEIGRPRLPEIEIQSVVTVVDATSLNARLAAPTLLVDLKMNVDELDDYTDADVIVDQIEFADVIVVTRFSELEADSRERVLSTLEWLNTRAVLLKSPWPLTPEFSEQLNAAVSHSNFDLELATTGAGWMQLLAGTHPKIDRGVGASGFSFRARRPFHPARFKSFLERIANESVLRAKGLIWVATRHGEAGIWMQAGNGSLIASTGAWWAATPMREWPGDPIEREDIMADWIAPHGDRRQEFALIGFHLREMELRRELKTCLLSDEEFQAGPEAWATYDDPLPDWHLIEDDIDDDSYLN; encoded by the coding sequence ATGGATAATGCGGAGACTGATCCACGAGATCTTATGCGAATCCATGAAGCGAAAGCCGTTGTGCATGGATTCATCATTGAAACCGATGCGGCCATTGAGCCGGCTGAAGTGATAGATCTTCTTTGTGACGAACCAGAAATTGGAAGGCCTCGCCTGCCGGAGATTGAGATTCAATCGGTCGTGACGGTCGTGGATGCGACGTCTTTGAATGCTCGGTTGGCTGCTCCGACACTTTTAGTTGATTTGAAAATGAATGTTGATGAGCTCGATGACTACACCGACGCCGACGTTATCGTTGATCAGATTGAGTTTGCCGATGTGATTGTCGTTACGAGGTTTAGCGAGCTTGAAGCGGATTCGAGAGAGAGAGTCCTAAGTACGTTGGAATGGCTCAACACTCGAGCCGTGCTTTTGAAATCGCCCTGGCCGTTGACTCCTGAATTTTCTGAACAACTTAACGCGGCCGTTAGTCATTCAAATTTCGATCTTGAACTGGCGACGACTGGTGCGGGGTGGATGCAACTTCTCGCGGGGACGCATCCCAAAATAGATCGAGGTGTGGGAGCTAGTGGATTTTCGTTTCGAGCCCGGCGTCCGTTCCACCCGGCAAGATTTAAATCTTTTCTCGAGCGGATTGCAAATGAGTCCGTGCTTCGAGCTAAAGGATTGATCTGGGTTGCGACCAGACATGGTGAGGCTGGAATCTGGATGCAGGCAGGCAATGGGTCATTGATTGCCAGCACCGGAGCGTGGTGGGCCGCGACCCCCATGCGAGAATGGCCCGGAGATCCTATTGAAAGAGAGGATATCATGGCCGATTGGATTGCGCCGCACGGTGATCGTCGGCAAGAATTCGCACTCATTGGCTTCCATCTCAGAGAAATGGAGCTTCGTCGAGAGCTTAAAACTTGCTTATTATCTGACGAGGAATTTCAAGCTGGTCCCGAAGCTTGGGCTACCTATGACGATCCATTGCCAGACTGGCACCTAATTGAAGATGATATCGACGACGATAGCTATCTCAATTAG
- a CDS encoding succinylglutamate desuccinylase/aspartoacylase family protein yields the protein MFKQISALKISHATRFAASLMLAGFVATGSAAENSADRPADPSSDGEKSACLQLMRLTTREAHHAKFESYCDRVARLPKCSSREGRPIFHVQKDSTHRSGKRILVLGLIHGDEPLAGEMTLEWADRLASLENNRSTWRIVPMLNPDGLLQKTRMNSSGVDLNRNFPTRDWNDAAVEYWEKSAKKDPRRFPGSGPASEPETKCAIAHIKDFKPEFIISNHTPYKVLDFDGPKMPFPKYKDLPWKALGNFPGSLGRYMWKDNQIPVLTVELGDHMIDSHALQDLIGTFAIEAVKRSGEKKPDLYDLL from the coding sequence ATGTTTAAACAGATCTCGGCACTTAAAATTTCGCATGCTACGCGGTTCGCAGCTTCATTGATGTTAGCTGGGTTTGTGGCCACGGGGTCGGCTGCAGAAAATTCCGCCGATAGACCCGCCGACCCAAGCTCGGATGGCGAGAAAAGCGCCTGCCTCCAGTTGATGCGCCTGACAACCCGAGAAGCCCATCACGCCAAATTTGAATCTTACTGTGACCGAGTGGCGAGACTTCCAAAGTGCAGCAGTCGAGAGGGTCGACCCATTTTTCATGTCCAAAAGGACTCCACCCATCGTTCAGGCAAACGAATTCTTGTCTTAGGGTTGATCCACGGCGACGAGCCACTTGCCGGCGAAATGACGCTAGAATGGGCCGATCGTTTGGCAAGTTTAGAAAATAACCGAAGCACCTGGCGAATCGTTCCGATGCTGAACCCAGATGGTCTGCTGCAAAAGACCCGGATGAATTCAAGCGGAGTCGACTTGAATCGAAATTTTCCGACTCGCGACTGGAACGATGCCGCCGTGGAATATTGGGAAAAGTCCGCAAAAAAAGATCCGCGTCGATTTCCCGGTAGCGGCCCGGCAAGCGAGCCCGAAACCAAATGCGCCATCGCCCACATCAAGGACTTCAAGCCTGAGTTCATTATTTCCAACCACACACCGTACAAGGTATTGGATTTCGATGGTCCGAAGATGCCGTTTCCGAAATACAAAGATCTTCCGTGGAAGGCTCTTGGAAATTTCCCTGGAAGCCTGGGTCGATATATGTGGAAGGACAACCAGATACCCGTGCTGACGGTCGAACTTGGGGATCACATGATCGACTCTCATGCGCTTCAAGATTTAATTGGCACGTTTGCCATCGAGGCCGTGAAACGATCGGGCGAAAAAAAACCAGATCTCTATGACCTACTTTAA
- a CDS encoding DUF2132 domain-containing protein translates to MTKQKDPLEGVTLEMIVVKLVENYGWELLGQKININCFNENPSVKSSLTFLRRTPWARTKVEQLYIWREKTGWDPRDNLK, encoded by the coding sequence ATGACCAAGCAAAAGGACCCGCTTGAAGGCGTCACTCTTGAAATGATCGTCGTGAAGCTTGTTGAGAACTACGGCTGGGAACTTCTCGGTCAAAAGATAAACATCAATTGTTTCAACGAAAACCCCAGCGTCAAATCAAGTCTTACGTTTTTGCGTCGAACTCCTTGGGCAAGAACAAAAGTAGAGCAGCTTTATATCTGGCGAGAAAAAACCGGTTGGGATCCGCGCGACAACCTAAAGTAA
- a CDS encoding HAMP domain-containing histidine kinase, which translates to MRELFKGLVENATVGMIAFEESEGRYVAVFSNYRALEILERKDGSGWDCHLLFPQSGRGNIAPFSPELASREGLHPEVLMAKATGSAFVASAAIRRINDGGKTLLLLSFQDITVEWKLSRDLTAKQEEIARAYTELLEQNQQLKTLDQAKDKFIALTTHELRTPLSAILATADFLENKLYDTDEQRDEFIRTISEQGRHLMELVNDVLDFAKIRAGKMDFYVEEVTLDSLLTKIVSNFQHMADQSKVSLVFEHTSGSVKAWADLVRLKEIINNVISNAIKYNREKGNVRIHLTDFADESRRFVRMVVTDTGVGIPADKLEGVFNEFETVGHVSKHHKGTGLGMPISRRLVESMGGRLTLKSEYGVGSEFYIDIPVDKVLDESMYRVRPSLDSDLVAS; encoded by the coding sequence GTGCGAGAGCTATTTAAAGGGCTCGTCGAAAATGCTACCGTAGGGATGATTGCCTTCGAAGAATCGGAAGGTCGATATGTCGCGGTGTTTTCGAACTATCGAGCCCTGGAGATTTTAGAACGAAAAGATGGTTCAGGCTGGGACTGCCATCTATTGTTTCCGCAATCAGGGCGCGGCAACATCGCACCTTTCAGCCCAGAACTCGCCAGCCGAGAGGGACTGCATCCAGAAGTGCTCATGGCAAAAGCCACAGGCAGTGCGTTTGTTGCATCAGCGGCAATTCGAAGGATAAACGATGGTGGCAAGACGCTGCTTCTACTTTCGTTCCAAGATATTACCGTCGAATGGAAGCTCTCTCGCGATTTAACCGCGAAGCAAGAGGAAATCGCCCGCGCCTACACAGAACTTTTGGAGCAGAACCAGCAATTAAAAACCTTGGATCAAGCGAAAGACAAATTCATAGCGCTCACGACCCATGAACTTAGAACTCCGCTTTCGGCTATTTTGGCGACCGCAGATTTTTTGGAAAATAAACTGTACGACACTGATGAACAGAGAGACGAATTCATTCGCACAATCAGCGAGCAGGGCCGTCATTTGATGGAACTTGTGAACGATGTGCTTGATTTCGCCAAAATTCGCGCTGGCAAAATGGATTTCTATGTCGAAGAAGTCACACTTGATTCTTTACTCACGAAAATTGTTTCGAACTTTCAGCATATGGCCGACCAGAGCAAGGTGAGCTTGGTGTTTGAGCATACTAGCGGTTCGGTCAAAGCGTGGGCTGATTTGGTTCGTTTAAAGGAGATCATCAACAACGTGATCTCAAACGCAATTAAGTATAACCGCGAAAAAGGAAACGTAAGAATCCACCTGACTGATTTCGCTGACGAGTCTCGCCGCTTTGTTCGAATGGTCGTTACTGACACTGGTGTGGGAATTCCCGCAGACAAACTCGAGGGAGTCTTCAACGAGTTTGAAACCGTGGGGCACGTTTCAAAGCACCACAAGGGCACAGGACTTGGGATGCCGATCTCGCGCCGCTTGGTAGAATCGATGGGCGGGCGCTTAACGCTTAAGAGTGAATACGGCGTGGGATCAGAATTCTACATCGACATCCCAGTCGACAAAGTTCTGGATGAATCCATGTATCGAGTTCGCCCAAGCCTGGATTCCGATCTCGTCGCCTCCTAG
- the grxC gene encoding glutaredoxin 3, translating into MANTNQGPKVTVYSKDYCPYCDRAKDLLSRKGVAFEAIELQDHPGEFEKLKARTGLMTVPQIFIGEKLIGGYTDMATLDRDGQLDQMLGLSEKA; encoded by the coding sequence ATGGCAAACACGAATCAAGGCCCTAAAGTCACAGTTTACTCAAAGGACTACTGTCCTTACTGCGATCGCGCAAAAGACCTGCTTTCCAGAAAAGGTGTCGCATTCGAAGCTATCGAGCTGCAAGACCATCCCGGCGAGTTTGAAAAGCTCAAGGCTCGCACCGGACTTATGACAGTTCCCCAGATTTTCATAGGCGAAAAACTGATCGGTGGCTACACCGACATGGCGACACTCGACCGCGATGGCCAGCTTGATCAGATGCTGGGACTTTCCGAGAAAGCGTGA
- a CDS encoding MerC domain-containing protein: protein MFSDWRDRLGVCLSALCMAHCLLTPLVLAVVPLGTAIGFWHSGVHLVFLFVVPLIAAIAFIPGWRLHRNSRVWIFAAIGFVFLLTGSQVGLLFGAEQVMHAGHLSLDGLHDAETHGFKWGALAAELFFTSLGGFFFIRAHLLNRKLCACCNKHKHSSDHAHDPPVVV from the coding sequence ATGTTCAGTGATTGGCGCGATCGCTTGGGAGTCTGTCTTTCCGCACTGTGCATGGCACATTGCCTCCTGACGCCGCTTGTCTTGGCCGTGGTGCCGCTTGGAACAGCTATCGGATTCTGGCATTCGGGAGTTCACCTTGTTTTTTTGTTTGTAGTGCCGTTGATTGCGGCAATCGCTTTCATTCCAGGTTGGCGACTGCATCGAAATTCTCGGGTGTGGATTTTCGCGGCGATTGGTTTTGTTTTTTTACTCACTGGTTCACAGGTCGGTCTTTTGTTTGGAGCTGAGCAAGTTATGCATGCTGGTCATTTGTCGTTAGACGGCCTTCACGATGCGGAAACTCATGGCTTTAAGTGGGGTGCACTTGCGGCTGAGCTTTTCTTTACGTCACTAGGCGGCTTTTTTTTCATCCGGGCACATCTTTTGAATCGCAAACTTTGCGCCTGCTGTAACAAGCACAAACATAGCAGCGATCATGCTCACGATCCGCCGGTTGTCGTTTGA
- a CDS encoding 6-carboxytetrahydropterin synthase: MSLVLKFRYRFEAAHRFLSAQAPSCQTPHGHTWHATAIFRFSESESLDRSAMAAEFGEVKKQWKAFISEVADHSYFHHEQDPIVQTLLRTTPHARLLPFPTDPTTEMIAGLFALKLQCLHKAQLPHSKVDVVGVHIQETPTNSILFKFTADGSAPLWLQDQIKQHRGWWNSSMTDDRSIKSTRR, from the coding sequence GTGAGCCTTGTTTTAAAATTTCGTTACCGGTTTGAGGCCGCCCACCGCTTTTTATCAGCTCAGGCACCCTCGTGCCAAACACCCCACGGTCACACCTGGCACGCCACCGCTATTTTTCGCTTTTCTGAATCCGAATCGCTTGATCGATCGGCAATGGCCGCAGAATTCGGCGAAGTGAAAAAACAGTGGAAAGCCTTTATTTCAGAAGTTGCCGATCACAGTTATTTTCACCACGAGCAGGACCCGATCGTTCAAACTTTGCTTCGCACCACGCCGCATGCGCGCCTACTTCCCTTTCCCACTGATCCGACGACCGAGATGATCGCAGGTCTTTTTGCACTTAAACTTCAGTGCCTGCATAAGGCCCAACTTCCCCACTCAAAAGTCGACGTGGTGGGTGTTCATATTCAGGAAACGCCCACCAATTCTATTCTGTTTAAATTTACTGCCGACGGCTCTGCTCCTCTCTGGCTGCAAGATCAGATCAAACAGCATCGCGGCTGGTGGAACTCAAGCATGACTGACGACCGCAGCATCAAATCAACTCGACGATAG
- a CDS encoding translation initiation factor — protein sequence MNNSSNGKSDSGNSKLVWSDDPKDKARLEAESGKAKTKEASDDFVKSTNWVAVFRMEKSGRGGKTVTVIDQLPKQEIFLRDLCKELKNKCGSGGTYSLEGKEGLIEIQGDKRDAIKAIFTKKGFRFKGM from the coding sequence ATGAACAATTCGTCCAACGGAAAATCTGACAGCGGGAATTCCAAGCTTGTGTGGTCGGATGACCCAAAAGACAAAGCTCGGCTAGAAGCAGAGTCAGGAAAAGCAAAGACCAAAGAGGCCTCTGACGACTTCGTCAAAAGCACCAACTGGGTGGCCGTCTTTCGCATGGAAAAAAGTGGACGTGGCGGAAAAACCGTCACCGTGATTGATCAGCTTCCCAAGCAAGAAATTTTTCTTCGCGATCTATGTAAGGAGCTCAAAAACAAGTGCGGATCTGGCGGTACCTATTCGCTGGAAGGCAAAGAAGGCCTGATCGAAATCCAAGGCGACAAGCGAGACGCCATCAAAGCGATTTTCACGAAAAAAGGTTTCCGCTTCAAAGGAATGTAA